In the genome of Candidatus Reidiella endopervernicosa, one region contains:
- a CDS encoding acetyl-CoA carboxylase biotin carboxylase subunit, whose product MIKKVLIANRGEIAVRIVRACAEMGIKSVAIYAEADRNALHVKKADEAYSLGPDTVAGYLNVHRIVNIAVESGCDALHPGYGFLSENPELSAACARRNIRFIGPKAEVISRMGDKTEARKTMISAGIPVTPGSEDNLSSVDEALTLAEKIGYPVMLKATSGGGGRGIRRCDDAESLTSNYDRVISEATKAFGSAEVFMEKCVINPRHIEAQILADSHGSVVHLFERDCSIQRRHQKLIEIAPSPQLNEEQRQQIGDYAVAAAKAAGYENAGTVEFLMDSEDNFYFMEMNTRLQVEHCVTEQITGIDIVQEQIRIAAGLALRYEQHEITRRGWAMEFRINAEDPKNDFMPSFGRITRYFAPGGPGVRTDGAIYTGYEIPPYYDSMCAKLIVWALDWDEMLNRTQRALNDIGVFGVKTTIPYHLEILGSADFRSGRFDTGFVESHPELINYSTRQRPRELAAAIAAAIAANMGL is encoded by the coding sequence TTGATTAAAAAAGTTCTTATTGCCAATCGGGGTGAGATCGCGGTGCGTATTGTACGCGCCTGTGCCGAAATGGGGATCAAATCGGTCGCCATCTACGCCGAAGCAGACAGAAATGCGCTGCATGTAAAAAAAGCTGACGAGGCCTATTCGCTCGGCCCCGACACCGTCGCTGGCTATCTGAACGTACACCGCATCGTCAATATCGCCGTCGAGTCGGGTTGTGACGCGCTCCACCCCGGCTACGGTTTCCTCTCCGAGAATCCCGAACTCTCTGCCGCCTGTGCGAGGCGCAACATTCGCTTTATCGGCCCCAAGGCGGAAGTCATCAGCCGCATGGGCGACAAGACCGAAGCACGCAAGACAATGATCTCCGCCGGCATTCCTGTCACCCCCGGCAGTGAAGATAACCTCTCCAGCGTCGATGAGGCGCTCACACTGGCTGAGAAGATCGGTTACCCAGTCATGCTTAAGGCGACCTCTGGCGGCGGTGGCCGTGGTATTCGTCGCTGCGACGATGCCGAATCGCTCACCAGCAACTACGACCGTGTCATCTCCGAGGCGACCAAGGCATTCGGTAGTGCCGAGGTCTTCATGGAAAAGTGCGTCATCAACCCGCGTCACATCGAGGCACAGATTCTGGCCGACAGCCACGGCAGCGTAGTGCACCTGTTCGAACGCGACTGTTCGATTCAGCGTCGCCACCAAAAACTGATCGAGATCGCCCCCTCGCCACAGCTCAATGAAGAACAACGTCAACAGATCGGTGACTATGCGGTGGCCGCCGCCAAGGCCGCTGGATATGAGAACGCTGGAACGGTCGAGTTCCTGATGGACAGCGAAGACAACTTCTACTTCATGGAGATGAACACCCGCCTCCAGGTCGAACACTGCGTCACCGAACAGATCACCGGTATCGACATTGTGCAGGAGCAAATTCGTATCGCCGCAGGTCTGGCGCTGCGTTATGAGCAGCATGAGATCACCCGTCGTGGCTGGGCGATGGAGTTCCGTATCAATGCTGAAGACCCGAAAAACGACTTCATGCCAAGCTTCGGTCGCATCACCCGCTACTTTGCACCGGGTGGTCCCGGCGTGCGTACCGACGGTGCGATCTATACCGGTTACGAAATCCCCCCCTACTACGATTCGATGTGCGCCAAGCTGATCGTCTGGGCGCTCGACTGGGATGAGATGCTCAACCGTACCCAGCGTGCGCTCAACGATATCGGCGTCTTCGGCGTAAAGACCACCATCCCCTATCATCTGGAGATCCTCGGCTCGGCCGACTTCCGTAGTGGACGCTTCGATACCGGCTTTGTTGAGAGCCACCCCGAGTTGATCAACTACTCGACACGACAACGCCCACGCGAGCTGGCTGCTGCCATTGCCGCAGCCATCGCCGCCAACATGGGGCTTTAA
- a CDS encoding YceD family protein, whose product MFVDLKRYADQGVMLEGELELSKMSRLLESLTSDEGSIKVAINFGIDEQRIRYMRIEATAELMLRCQRCMQPVEQQVVLNSALGLISSEAQAERLTGEYEPFLIPDEQAAIAEIIEDELILALPIVPRHADQLACAPVDYSSDDAEQEKVVEQEEKVNPFAALSDLKKH is encoded by the coding sequence GTGTTTGTTGACCTTAAACGTTATGCTGATCAAGGCGTGATGCTTGAAGGCGAACTCGAGTTAAGCAAAATGTCCAGGTTGTTGGAGTCGCTCACCTCCGATGAGGGGAGTATTAAGGTTGCGATCAACTTCGGCATTGATGAGCAGCGTATTCGCTATATGCGAATCGAGGCAACTGCAGAGCTGATGTTACGTTGTCAGCGCTGTATGCAGCCAGTTGAGCAGCAGGTAGTGCTCAATTCAGCGTTGGGGCTGATCAGCAGTGAGGCTCAGGCCGAGAGGCTGACAGGGGAGTATGAACCGTTTCTAATCCCTGATGAGCAGGCTGCGATAGCGGAGATTATTGAGGATGAGCTGATTTTGGCGCTTCCGATTGTTCCCCGTCATGCCGATCAGCTTGCCTGTGCGCCGGTTGACTACTCATCGGACGATGCCGAACAGGAAAAGGTTGTCGAACAGGAAGAGAAGGTGAACCCCTTCGCAGCCCTGAGCGATTTGAAGAAACATTGA
- the rpmF gene encoding 50S ribosomal protein L32, whose amino-acid sequence MAVQKNRKTRSRRDMRRSHDALTARALSIDPTSGETHVRHHITADGFYRGRRVIAEKGE is encoded by the coding sequence ATGGCCGTACAAAAGAACCGTAAGACCCGTTCAAGACGTGATATGCGCCGTTCACACGACGCACTCACCGCCCGCGCACTCTCAATCGATCCTACCTCTGGTGAGACTCACGTGCGTCATCACATCACCGCAGACGGCTTCTACCGTGGTCGTCGTGTCATTGCCGAAAAGGGCGAATGA
- the plsX gene encoding phosphate acyltransferase PlsX, protein MTIVSLDAMGGDAGPDVTIPAAEIALEANPDLKLILVGDQELLTKRIADLKPALAERVSIRHASQKVEMDESPSSALRGKKDSSMRVAINLVKEGEAGACVSAGNTGALMATARFVLKTLPGIDRPAICTSIPSVEGHNHILDLGANVDSSSDHLFQFAVMGSVLASAVDNIESPRVALLNIGEEEIKGNDQVKRAASILAASELNYIGYIEGDQVFKGGSDVVVCDGFVGNVMLKTTEGVAKMISHFMKEAFMRGPLSKLAAVIAMPVLKSFRKRIDPRRYNGASLLGLRGIVVKSHGGADAFSFANAIKIATLEVSKSVPERIHSELETLLTRREAV, encoded by the coding sequence ATGACGATTGTCTCTCTCGATGCCATGGGTGGCGACGCAGGCCCAGATGTCACTATCCCGGCGGCCGAAATCGCACTCGAAGCTAATCCCGATCTCAAGCTGATTCTGGTTGGCGATCAGGAATTACTCACCAAACGTATAGCGGACCTTAAGCCAGCACTGGCTGAGCGGGTTTCAATTCGTCACGCCTCGCAGAAGGTGGAGATGGATGAGTCTCCTTCATCGGCACTGCGTGGCAAGAAGGACTCCTCGATGCGGGTTGCGATCAACCTGGTTAAAGAGGGTGAGGCGGGTGCCTGTGTCAGTGCCGGAAATACCGGTGCGCTGATGGCAACGGCGCGTTTTGTGCTCAAGACTCTGCCCGGTATCGATCGTCCTGCCATCTGTACCTCGATCCCCTCGGTTGAAGGGCACAACCATATCCTTGATCTCGGCGCCAATGTCGACTCCAGCTCTGATCACCTGTTCCAGTTTGCAGTGATGGGATCGGTGCTGGCGAGCGCGGTTGATAATATCGAATCGCCTCGTGTGGCACTGCTCAATATTGGTGAGGAGGAGATCAAGGGTAACGATCAGGTGAAGCGCGCGGCGTCGATATTGGCTGCAAGCGAGCTTAACTACATCGGTTATATCGAGGGTGATCAGGTCTTTAAAGGTGGTTCGGACGTAGTGGTCTGCGACGGTTTTGTCGGCAACGTGATGTTGAAGACGACCGAGGGGGTGGCGAAGATGATCAGTCACTTCATGAAGGAGGCCTTCATGCGTGGTCCGCTCTCCAAATTGGCCGCGGTTATTGCGATGCCGGTGCTGAAATCTTTCCGTAAGCGTATCGACCCGCGCCGTTATAACGGTGCCAGCCTGCTCGGCCTGCGCGGTATTGTGGTGAAGAGCCACGGTGGTGCTGATGCTTTCTCATTTGCCAACGCGATCAAGATTGCCACATTGGAGGTGAGCAAGTCGGTACCTGAGCGCATCCACTCTGAGCTGGAAACGCTACTAACAAGAAGAGAAGCGGTTTGA
- a CDS encoding beta-ketoacyl-ACP synthase III — translation MIYSRIAGTGGHLPEKVLSNGDLEKMVDTNDQWIRDRTGIEKRHIAAEGETTCDLAEVAARKAIEAAGRSVDEIDLIIVATTTPDRVFPSTACLLQQRLDIHGCAAFDIQAVCTGFVYALGVADKFIKSGSAKCALVVGAETLSRIVDWNDRTTCVLFGDGAGAVVLEASEEPGILSTHLHADGKYESLLTVNSGVSTNYQQVLDHGAYIEMRGNEVFKMAVNTLGRIVDETLAANNMEKSDIDWLVPHQANTRIIGATARKLKMSMDHVVVTVDQHGNTSAASVPLALDAAVRDGRIKRGETLLLEAFGGGFTWGSALLKF, via the coding sequence TTGATCTATTCGCGAATTGCAGGAACCGGCGGACATCTACCGGAGAAGGTGCTGAGCAACGGCGATCTGGAAAAGATGGTCGATACCAACGATCAGTGGATACGTGATCGCACCGGCATCGAGAAACGCCACATCGCCGCTGAGGGTGAGACCACCTGTGACCTGGCCGAAGTGGCCGCACGCAAGGCGATTGAGGCTGCAGGTCGCAGTGTCGATGAGATCGATCTGATTATCGTTGCGACCACCACCCCTGATCGCGTCTTCCCGAGTACTGCCTGCCTGCTACAACAGCGACTTGACATCCACGGCTGTGCTGCGTTTGATATCCAAGCGGTCTGTACCGGTTTTGTCTATGCCCTTGGTGTGGCCGATAAATTCATTAAGAGCGGTTCGGCCAAATGCGCGCTCGTCGTCGGTGCCGAGACCCTGTCACGCATTGTTGACTGGAATGATCGCACCACCTGTGTGCTGTTTGGTGATGGTGCTGGTGCGGTGGTGCTAGAGGCATCCGAAGAGCCCGGTATTCTCTCCACCCATCTGCACGCTGATGGTAAGTATGAGTCGCTGCTAACGGTTAATAGTGGTGTCTCCACTAATTATCAGCAGGTGCTCGACCACGGTGCCTATATCGAGATGCGTGGTAACGAGGTCTTCAAGATGGCGGTTAATACTCTGGGTCGCATCGTTGATGAGACTCTCGCCGCTAATAATATGGAGAAGAGCGATATCGACTGGCTGGTGCCGCATCAGGCCAATACCCGCATTATCGGTGCGACGGCCAGAAAGCTGAAAATGTCGATGGATCATGTGGTGGTCACGGTTGACCAACACGGCAATACCTCTGCCGCCTCAGTACCGTTGGCGCTTGACGCTGCTGTGCGCGATGGCCGTATTAAGCGCGGTGAGACGCTGTTGTTGGAGGCGTTTGGCGGCGGCTTTACCTGGGGCTCAGCGCTACTGAAGTTCTGA
- the fabD gene encoding ACP S-malonyltransferase: MNFAFVFPGQGSQSVGMLADLAEGHPVVADTFAAASDALGYDLWKLIQDGPVEELNKTHITQPAMLVSGVAVWRAWQAKSGATPAVMAGHSLGEYTALVCAGALAFEDAVKLVEKRGLLMQEAVPAGEGAMAAILGLDDEAVMSVCATAAEGEVAEAVNFNSPGQVVIAGSKGAIERAMVLAKEQGAKRALPLPVSVPSHCALMKPAAEKMAEALAATEIKVPAIPVIHNADVVSHNSGDDIRDALKRQLHMPVRWVETVEKINADGIGTLIEGGPGKVLAGLNKRIVKTMTAMPVFSGDTLEKALAEIGGEA; this comes from the coding sequence ATGAACTTTGCTTTTGTCTTTCCCGGTCAGGGATCACAATCGGTCGGTATGCTCGCCGATCTGGCAGAGGGCCATCCGGTCGTCGCCGATACTTTTGCCGCAGCATCCGATGCGCTCGGCTACGACCTCTGGAAACTGATCCAGGATGGTCCTGTAGAAGAGCTTAATAAAACCCATATCACCCAGCCTGCGATGCTGGTCTCCGGTGTTGCCGTCTGGCGCGCCTGGCAGGCAAAGAGCGGTGCCACTCCTGCGGTGATGGCGGGTCACAGCCTCGGTGAGTACACCGCGCTGGTCTGTGCAGGGGCGCTCGCTTTTGAGGATGCGGTCAAACTGGTCGAGAAGCGTGGGCTGCTGATGCAGGAAGCGGTTCCGGCGGGTGAGGGTGCCATGGCGGCAATTCTTGGTCTCGACGATGAGGCTGTTATGAGTGTTTGTGCCACAGCGGCAGAGGGTGAGGTCGCAGAAGCGGTTAACTTCAACTCGCCGGGGCAGGTGGTTATTGCAGGCAGTAAGGGTGCAATTGAGCGCGCCATGGTGCTGGCCAAGGAGCAGGGTGCAAAGCGTGCACTGCCGCTGCCTGTCAGTGTGCCGTCGCACTGTGCGCTGATGAAACCTGCGGCTGAGAAGATGGCCGAGGCGTTAGCGGCGACCGAAATCAAGGTGCCTGCAATTCCCGTTATTCATAATGCGGATGTTGTCAGCCACAACAGTGGTGATGATATTCGCGATGCACTGAAGCGTCAGCTACATATGCCGGTCCGCTGGGTTGAAACGGTTGAGAAGATCAATGCCGACGGCATCGGCACTTTGATTGAAGGTGGTCCGGGTAAGGTGCTTGCGGGGCTGAACAAACGTATCGTCAAGACAATGACTGCAATGCCGGTCTTTAGCGGTGATACGCTGGAGAAGGCGTTGGCTGAGATTGGAGGAGAAGCGTAA